The SAR202 cluster bacterium DNA segment CTGACGGCGTCGCCTGAGCGCTTCGACTACTACTATTCGCGGCCGGAGCTTGAGGAGTGGGCGCCGAAGATTGAGTCGATGCGAAAAGACGCGGCCGAGGTGCACCTGGTCATGAACACCAATGCCCAGGACCAGGCAATAAAGAACGGGCGGTTGCTGGCGGAGATCATCGGCGAAGGGCTCAAGCCCGCCCCGACGCTTTTCTAGCGCTGGGCAGAGCTCACGGTGGCGGATACCGCCTCTTCTGCCCCGCCGCGCAGCGCGCGGGTGCGGCGCACGCGGGCCAGGCCGGAGGACGCGCCTACAGTGACCAGGAGCACGACAACGGAAGTGAGCACCACCGCCCCGCCAGCCGCCAGGTCCGCGTAGAAGGCAATTATCAGCCCGGAAACCGAGCTGACAACCCCGATCAGCATCGCCAGGGCGATGGCTGACCGTAGCCCTTTCGCCAGCCGGATGCCGGCGATAACGGGTATCACCAGCATCGCCCCTACAAGCAGCACACCCACGACCCTCATGGAGAGGGTTATGGTCGCGCCCGTAAGTATCGCCAGCCCCAGGTTCACCGCGTTAACCGGCACGCCCGTGGTGATCGCAAGGTCGTTGTCGAAGGAAGTTTGCGCCAGCTCCGAATAGAAGATCACAACGAAGCCGATGATCAGGGCGCCGAGTGCCCCAACGAGCCAGAGGTCCGCCCAGTCAATCGTCAAAACGCTGCCGAAAAGGTAACTGAAAAGGTCCACGTTGAAGCCGCCGGCGAGGCTTATGATGACCACCGAGAGCGCTAGGGCGGTATAGAGCATAATGGCGAGGGCCGCGTCTCCCGGCATCATGCGCCGCGCCCGGAGCTGCTCTATTGTTACAGCCGCCACAGAGGTCGCTCCTAGCGCCGCAATGGGCGGAAAGGTCTTCAGAAGCAGCCCTACCGCGACGCCGGCCAGGGCAACATGGGAAAGGCTGTCCGCGATCATCGAGAGCCTGCGCAGGACAAGGAAGATGCCGATGGCGGGCGCCATCGCCCCGACGATTGCGCCGGCAATGAGCGCGCGGACCATGAAGTCGTACTGAAGTATCTCCATCTGGCTACCTGTGCTCGTGCAGCGCGTCGTGCACAAGGACGTCCGGCGAGAAGCCGTAGAGCTTCCCAAGCTCTTTCTGCGTCAGTGCGTGCGTGTCCCCGTGGAAGACGATGGTGCGGTTAATGCAGGCTACGGTGGTGGCCTCGCGCATCACTGCCCCGATGTCGTGTGAGACCATGACGATGCTCATTCCCTTGTCCCGGTTGAGCCGCCGAAGGAGGGCGTAGAAGCGCTCCTGCCCGGCGGCGTCTATGCCGGCCACGGGCTCGTCGAGCACAAGGATCTCAGGGTCCCGGACGAGGGCACGGGCAAAGAGCACGCGCTGCTGCTGGCCGACCGACAGGGACGATATGCGGTGGCTGCGGATCGCGGTCAGCCCGGCCGTCTCAAGGGCCTCAGTGACGGTTGGGCCACCAGGCCTCCTGAAGATTCCCATGGGATCAAAGCCCCTGTAGAGCCCCTGCGAGACGATCTCTTCAACCGCGGACGGGAACTGGGAGCGGAGGCTGTCTACCTTCTGCGGAACGTACCCTACCCTGCCCACGGCCCGGAGCTTGCTGGGCGGCGAGCCGAACAGCTCCACGCTCCCGCACTGGGGGGCGACAAGACCAAGGGCCAGCTTCAGCAGCGTGGACTTCCCGCTGCCGTTTGGGCCGAGCACGGCCATGAACTCCCCGCGCTGCACCGTGAATGAGACGTCTTCCACCACCGGCACGGCCCCGTAGCCGTACCAGACGCCATTCAGCTTCAGGCATGGTCCCGAAAATCCGTTGCTCAGGTTGAACACCCCAGGGCCTGTTTCAGGGAAGTCAGATTCTTGTCCATAAGCGTGAAATATGTCTCTCCGCTCCGGGATTCATCAAGTGTAACACTTTCGATGGGGTGCAGCGGGAGCAGGGTGGCATTGACTTCCTTTGCGACGGTCTGCGCCAGCCGCTGGCTGAGTATCGGCTCTACAAGTACGTATTGTATGCCGGCCTTCTTTATGCGGCTGGAGAGGTCCGCCAGGTCTCTGGGGGACGGCTCCGCCTCCGGCGAAAGGCCGGAAACGGCCATCTGCTCAAAGCCATAACGGCGGGCCATGTACCCGAATGCCTCATGGGAAGTGGCCACCTGCTTCTTGGAACACGTGGCAAGGCCTGTCTGGAACCGGGAGTCCAGCGCGTTCAGGTCAGCGATTAGCAAATCGGCGTTGTCGGTATATGCCGCCGCACTTGCGGGGTTTCGCGCGATCAACGCGTCCCTGATGACCTTGACCAGCTCAATAGCCTTCAATGGGTCAAGCCAAACGTGTGGGTCGAGCGAACCGTGGCCGTGCCCGTCCGCATCCAGTTCCGGGCCACTGACCTGCTCGCTGTTCTCGATCACCGGACCCAGCGGGGCGTTCCACCCGAATATTGCGATTGCGGACGGGTTGCCGGCAACTTTGAAAGTCCTCTCGATCTCCATTTCCTCCAGGTGCACTTCAATTATTTCGCCGGTATCCGGAATGGTAATGTACGCGACTCCATGGCCGGCGACCATGCTGGGAAGCGCTCCGGATCCGAAGCGCTCAAACGGGCCAGTGACGTCCAACTCACCTACGAGCGTCCATGTTGCGAGATCAAGAACACGCAGCACGCCGTCCTTGGTCAGAACGACGACTTGATCGCCCTCAGAATGTTCGAAGTCGAAGCTCTGGTAGTTGGCAGGGAGAGTGTAGATATCTCTCTGGTTGATGGAGTCTGCGGCTGGATCGATTCGCACCAAGGCGTTGTAATTGTGGAAAACCCCATACTGGCCTACAGCAAAAGACTGATCGTGATGGGCCTTAATTACGCTTGTTCTGAAGTTGTCAGGGTACGAAATCTTCTTGGATGAAAAGAATCCAGTAGCCGGGTTCTGAGTCAAGACCAGCACTCCGCCGTCTCCGGTGCCATCGATGTTCTTCTGGAAACAGCCGAACAGGAAGCTATCGCCAACAACGGCCTCTCCATGCATACCGAGGCACCGTTTCTGCGGGTCGGCTTTGTCATTGAATGTCTGGATCGTGTTCCCCTGTTGGTCAACTATCTTGAAGCCGCTGGCCAGCGTTCCGAACTCGCGAGTCGGATCTGGGTCCGAGATCAACAGGAGACTGCGGGCCGCAGGTACTGAGACGCCGTGATTTGCCTCCGTGGTCAGGACGAAAGGAGAAACGCCGGAGTCGAAAACGGCGCGTTCAGGGAGAATAAGGTTCTTGCTGCTCACGCCCTCGTCGAAGTTGCCGTCGAAGTGGACGGTTACGTAGCCGTTGTGTGATACAAAGTGAACCGGGTTTTTGCTGCCATATGCTGCATCACTCAGAGAGAACGGCAGAATGGAAGGCTCGCCCTTATAAGCGTCTATGTGGTCTCCATGGTCGTCCGCCCACATGCCAGAGTCAATGAAATTTACCTTTCCGGCGGCGGTTTGGACGGCGGCGGCGATTCTTCCGCTTTCGGTGACGTAAAGGCTAGACTTGCCTTCCACCTGGAATGTGGCAACAATCTCGCCGGACTCCAGATCAACTACTTGGAGCAGGCCTGTTGCGCCGTCGGCGACAATAATCCTGGGCTGCGGCTCGTCACCGTGTCCATGCTCATCATCGAACTGTTCCGCAATGTCGTGTGCAGCCTCTACAAGGGTAACGGAGGCCGGCAGGTTGGCAACGGCGCGGTCTATCCACGGCTCAAAGCCCGCGCCGTTGTATACCATGATGTCCGAGTTGGCGAGCGTCCTGATATCGCCCGGAGTCGGTTCGAAGTCGTGCGCATCTACGCCGGGCTTGACGATGTTCGTCACGTTAGCAGTGTCCCCGGCTATGCGCCTGGTGAAGTATTCCAGCGGGAATAATGTTGTGGCTATGTCCAGCTTCTCTGCCTGGGCAGTGGGCGACGTGCCGGACGGCGTCGGCGTCTGGGCGCCGGAAGCGGGCGCATCATCCTTGCCGCATGCGACTGCAAGCACGGCTACGCCCAGGATCACAGCCACGAAGCGCGCAAAGCGGCGCTTGAAAATCGTCGGTTTTGTGATACTCAGTCTCATATTCACGTGACAAATCTCCCTTTAGAGAATTATTGAGTTATCGGCAAGTTGCGACGTGTTGAATCGGTTGGGCCGCCCGAGCTGATGCGGATACGGCGAGGTGGTCTTTGCACAGGAACCGAGAGACCGTGGAGGCAACCTTCGACAGCCCTTCGTCGATATTCCGCCGCATGTCCAATTCCGGCCCAGGGTCAACCACGACGGCGAGCCAACGGTCTCCGCGTCCGCCCAGCGCGATTCGGTAGTGCGCGTCTGTGGAAGTTTGGGACATTATCTGGTCCAAGACGGTTGCCCATGCCCTCGGCTTAACCTGCTTATATTGGACGTACGCTGCAAAGACGCCGTCCTCAACCCATTCCGCGCTCTCGGTGTGGCCGCCGCAAGAGCATAGAGTCTCAACCATCCCGGTGTGATTCATCGCCCAGACAAGGTCCCTGACCGGCGCGTCGAGCAGGCGATAATCAATGAACCACGGGTGCATTATCTGAACGTCCGGGTCCGTTCGCAGCAAAACCGCTTCCTTGAACCACCACATATCTACTTCTTGCCCGCCTGTCCGCCTTCCAGGAGATAGAACTCCTGCTTGCTGATGAATTTGAAGACCTTCTCGCCGTTTGCGTTTGCGGTGGCGGCGTAAGTGGTGCGTCCGCTCTTCTGCTTAATGGCCCTGGCGATTACCAAGCTGTCCGGTATCTGAACCGATTTACGGGTCTTCAGGCTATAGAACTCCATAGAATCTTCTCCTCGTTGAAATACCTGATACTGCGTCTCACTAAAAGTCAATAAGCCAAGCTAACCGCAGTGGTCACGGTCACTAGTTCCCTTTTTTTCTTAAGGCACTGCTTGCAGGTGATGTAGAACTCGATACGGTGGCCGACGATCTCGCCCGAGATATCCTCGCCGATGGCACGGAGAAGGCGTTCGATTGTCACGTCGCGGAACTCGCCGACGGTGCCGCACTTCAGGCAGATGGTGTGGTGGTGGTGCTCGTACCGAGCGAGGGTATACTTCGGCGCGCCGTCCGGGAGGGCCAGCTTGCAGACTACGCCGGCCTCCAGGAGGAGCTTGATGGTGCGGTACACGGTGGCCCTGCCTACTCCGGGGATCTCGTGGTT contains these protein-coding regions:
- a CDS encoding metal ABC transporter ATP-binding protein, with translation MFNLSNGFSGPCLKLNGVWYGYGAVPVVEDVSFTVQRGEFMAVLGPNGSGKSTLLKLALGLVAPQCGSVELFGSPPSKLRAVGRVGYVPQKVDSLRSQFPSAVEEIVSQGLYRGFDPMGIFRRPGGPTVTEALETAGLTAIRSHRISSLSVGQQQRVLFARALVRDPEILVLDEPVAGIDAAGQERFYALLRRLNRDKGMSIVMVSHDIGAVMREATTVACINRTIVFHGDTHALTQKELGKLYGFSPDVLVHDALHEHR
- a CDS encoding metal ABC transporter permease; its protein translation is MEILQYDFMVRALIAGAIVGAMAPAIGIFLVLRRLSMIADSLSHVALAGVAVGLLLKTFPPIAALGATSVAAVTIEQLRARRMMPGDAALAIMLYTALALSVVIISLAGGFNVDLFSYLFGSVLTIDWADLWLVGALGALIIGFVVIFYSELAQTSFDNDLAITTGVPVNAVNLGLAILTGATITLSMRVVGVLLVGAMLVIPVIAGIRLAKGLRSAIALAMLIGVVSSVSGLIIAFYADLAAGGAVVLTSVVVLLVTVGASSGLARVRRTRALRGGAEEAVSATVSSAQR
- a CDS encoding transcriptional repressor, encoding MSATHATKPDLIAVLEDKGYRATMPRRGVINLLERKHEGFTAEEINHEIPGVGRATVYRTIKLLLEAGVVCKLALPDGAPKYTLARYEHHHHTICLKCGTVGEFRDVTIERLLRAIGEDISGEIVGHRIEFYITCKQCLKKKRELVTVTTAVSLAY